A DNA window from Argiope bruennichi chromosome X2, qqArgBrue1.1, whole genome shotgun sequence contains the following coding sequences:
- the LOC129959734 gene encoding uncharacterized protein LOC129959734 yields the protein MDLKAQKAQRRVLRTAFTLIANKIESELKNDVVDLGKISLLQVQLNDRYLRLEAVQEAVSGALLQLEDDGREFETDFTEAEGYRERYLEYYSLIDKKLKETVISEVPDTPRKFKLPKLELRKLDGDPKEFLSFWSQFQKIHDDQDIPDEDKMQYLVASVEPKSKAERLILSFPATAANYPKAVTQLKERFGREDLLVQIYVRDLLTMVMKNAVSSRAKTDLSRLYDELEGKLRALESLGRKKEKFGGFLVPPG from the coding sequence ATGGATCTTAAAGCACAAAAGGCACAGAGACGAGTACTAAGGACTGCATTTACCTTAATCGCAAATAAGATAGAAAGTGAGCTTAAGAATGATGTAGTAGATTTAGGAAAGATTTCGTTGCTACAAGTGCAATTGAACGATAGATATTTAAGATTAGAAGCGGTGCAAGAAGCAGTGTCTGGAGCTTTGCTACAGTTAGAAGATGATGGAAGAGAGTTCGAGACTGATTTCACTGAGGCAGAAGGCTACCGTGAAAGGTATTTAGAATACTACTCTCTCATCGATAAGAAGTTGAAAGAGACTGTTATTTCTGAAGTGCCAGACACACCAAGAAAGTTCAAGTTGCCGAAGCTCGAACTGAGGAAATTGGATGGAGACCCAAAGGAGTTCCTTTCGTTTTGGAGCCAGTTCCAAAAAATTCATGACGACCAGGACATCCCTGACGAAGACAAGATGCAGTATCTTGTGGCTTCAGTCGAACCCAAATCAAAGGCGGAGAGACTCATTCTTAGTTTTCCGGCTACTGCAGCGAATTATCCTAAGGCAGTGACACAATTGAAAGAGCGGTTTGGAAGAGAAGATCTGCTCGTCCAAATTTATGTTCGGGATCTTCTGACAATGGTTATGAAGAATGCTGTGTCCAGTAGAGCAAAAACAGACCTTTCAAGACTATATGACGAGTTGGAGGGAAAGCTGAGAGCCCTGGAGAGCCTAGGACGAAAAAAGGAAAAGTTCGGCGGTTTCCTAGTCCCCCCTGGTTGA